The Georgenia sp. TF02-10 genome window below encodes:
- a CDS encoding PP2C family serine/threonine-protein phosphatase — protein METRWGVATDRGDREVNEDAALAEPPVFLVADGMGGHTHGAMASRAAVDAFRDLAARARAHPDPLTPADVEAAVAAAAEAIWAAMTGADALTDDPHERSAAAGSVPGPDAVAGTTVSGAVLSTADGAPAWLVLNVGDSRVYRCDGGRLTQLTVDHSLVQEMVDAGTLPPEEARHHPRRNVITRAVGTAAPGPVDLWTVPVRPEDRLLLCTDGLLELADAEIAEVLTAVTEPKEAARALVDRAVAAGAEDNVTVVVVDALGAGAAGADYDGGP, from the coding sequence ATGGAGACCCGGTGGGGCGTGGCCACCGACCGCGGCGACCGCGAGGTCAACGAGGACGCCGCCCTCGCCGAGCCGCCGGTCTTCCTCGTCGCCGACGGCATGGGCGGGCACACCCACGGCGCGATGGCCAGCCGGGCGGCCGTCGACGCCTTCCGCGACCTCGCCGCCCGCGCCCGCGCCCACCCCGATCCGCTGACCCCCGCCGACGTCGAGGCCGCCGTCGCCGCCGCTGCCGAAGCCATCTGGGCCGCGATGACCGGCGCCGACGCGCTCACGGACGACCCGCACGAACGGTCCGCCGCCGCCGGGTCCGTGCCCGGGCCGGACGCCGTCGCGGGGACGACGGTCTCCGGCGCGGTGCTCAGCACCGCCGACGGCGCCCCGGCCTGGCTCGTCCTGAACGTGGGGGACTCCCGGGTCTACCGCTGCGACGGCGGCCGGCTGACGCAGCTGACCGTGGACCACTCCCTCGTGCAGGAGATGGTCGACGCCGGCACCCTGCCTCCTGAGGAGGCCCGTCACCACCCCCGGCGCAACGTCATCACCCGGGCGGTCGGCACGGCCGCACCCGGGCCGGTCGACCTCTGGACGGTGCCGGTGCGGCCCGAGGACCGGCTCCTGCTGTGCACCGACGGGCTGCTCGAGCTCGCGGACGCGGAGATCGCCGAGGTCCTCACCGCGGTGACCGAGCCCAAGGAGGCGGCCCGGGCGCTGGTGGACCGTGCGGTCGCCGCCGGGGCGGAGGACAACGTCACGGTCGTCGTGGTCGACGCGCTGGGGGCCGGCGCCGCAGGTGCCGACTACGACGGCGGGCCCTGA
- a CDS encoding S9 family peptidase, with translation MLLLGLLGSVAGPGWHPQPLEHTVVPETPDTSIGSDAGTTAVGTYPVTRTVVTVPVEDGVTVQATIAEPVGAPEPRPAVLFMHGAGTATHEGFADTTEALASAGVVTMVPDKRADTYTTRDRDYVGMAADYLDSFTVLRTWPGVDPGRVGIYGESEGAMSAPVAAADNPDVAFVALVSAPVLPIRAQGALAADSYLREVGVPGRLLRAIPRLIGGAFPGGGFDYFDFDVRPYQQRLHQPVLVVYGTGDASMPIVQGPQLIVADLAEAGNEQITLRYYDGANHGIRVDGDLVPTFPRDLARWVLGLPATADAPPRVAGAEPVQAFRADPVDRPRWYASGDMIVVSALTGCGLVVLSGLLALAGRLPRLVRRRPRSLPRPLGRWVGALCLATTATLVLFIAYLLAITDLALNYRTDSLLVQGGWILVQGVGILAVGLLVLTLEGAWRQARGRGAAPVGALPWAVLGTAVTGSVILLVFAAYWGVFPAVI, from the coding sequence GTGCTCCTGCTTGGTCTCCTCGGCTCCGTCGCCGGGCCCGGCTGGCACCCCCAGCCGCTGGAGCACACGGTCGTCCCGGAGACCCCGGACACCAGCATCGGCTCCGACGCCGGCACGACCGCCGTCGGGACCTACCCGGTCACCCGGACCGTGGTGACGGTGCCGGTCGAGGACGGCGTCACCGTGCAGGCCACCATCGCCGAGCCGGTCGGCGCCCCCGAGCCGCGGCCGGCCGTGCTGTTCATGCACGGCGCCGGCACCGCCACCCACGAGGGCTTCGCGGACACCACCGAGGCGCTCGCCTCGGCCGGGGTGGTGACGATGGTGCCGGACAAGCGCGCGGACACCTACACCACCCGGGACCGGGACTACGTGGGCATGGCGGCGGACTACCTGGACTCCTTCACGGTGCTGCGTACCTGGCCCGGCGTCGACCCGGGGCGGGTCGGAATCTACGGCGAGAGCGAGGGCGCCATGTCCGCACCCGTGGCCGCCGCCGACAACCCCGACGTCGCCTTCGTCGCCCTCGTCTCCGCCCCGGTGCTGCCCATCCGCGCCCAGGGTGCCCTCGCCGCCGACTCCTACCTCCGCGAGGTCGGCGTGCCCGGGCGGCTGCTGCGGGCGATCCCACGGCTCATCGGCGGGGCGTTCCCCGGCGGCGGGTTCGACTACTTCGACTTCGACGTGCGCCCCTACCAGCAGCGCCTCCACCAGCCCGTGCTGGTGGTCTACGGGACCGGGGACGCCTCCATGCCCATCGTGCAGGGCCCCCAGCTCATCGTCGCCGACCTCGCCGAGGCCGGGAACGAGCAGATCACCCTGCGCTACTACGACGGCGCCAACCACGGCATCCGCGTCGACGGCGACCTCGTCCCGACCTTCCCGCGGGACCTGGCGCGGTGGGTCCTCGGGCTGCCGGCCACCGCCGACGCCCCGCCCCGGGTCGCCGGCGCGGAGCCGGTCCAGGCCTTCCGGGCCGACCCCGTCGACCGGCCCCGGTGGTACGCCTCGGGCGACATGATCGTGGTCTCCGCGCTCACCGGCTGCGGCCTGGTGGTGCTGTCCGGCCTGCTCGCCCTGGCCGGGCGGCTCCCGCGGCTGGTGCGCCGCCGCCCCCGGAGCCTCCCGCGGCCGCTGGGCCGGTGGGTCGGCGCCCTGTGCCTGGCGACGACGGCGACCCTGGTGCTGTTCATCGCCTACCTGCTGGCCATCACCGACCTGGCGCTGAACTACCGCACCGACAGCCTGCTCGTGCAGGGCGGGTGGATCCTGGTCCAGGGCGTGGGGATCCTGGCCGTCGGGCTGCTCGTGCTGACCCTGGAGGGGGCCTGGCGGCAGGCCCGGGGGCGGGGCGCCGCGCCGGTGGGCGCGCTGCCCTGGGCGGTGCTGGGCACGGCGGTCACCGGCAGCGTGATCCTGCTCGTCTTCGCCGCCTACTGGGGGGTGTTCCCGGCGGTCATCTGA